The nucleotide sequence GCCCGCGCGCCGCTCGCCGTCATACGGATTGCTGATGTTCATCAGCGTTTCCGTCATGCCATAGCGCTCGAGAATCGTGTGGTGGAATCGCGCGCGAAAGTCTTCGAGGAGTTGCGCTGGAAGTGGGGCGGAGCCGCAGACGAAGAGTCGCATCGTGTGCCCAACGGCGCGCGCGCGAGCGGCGTCGGACTCGAGGAGCCGCACATACATCGTGGGCACGCCAAAAAAAACAGTGGGATGATACGACGCAAACAGGTCGAGTGCGGTCTCGCGTTCAAACCGCTCCACCAATCGCATATGGCAGCCGCTCGCGAGCCAGCCGTGCACGGCGTTGCCGAGTCCGTGTACGTGAAAGAGCGGCAGGGCGCAGAGCAGGCGATCGGCGTTGGTCATCTGCCAGGCGACGACGACATTTTCAGCGTTCGCTGCAAAGTTGCCGTGCGTGAGGATCGCACCCTTTGAGGCGCCGGTGGTGCCCGAGGTGTAGACGAGCGCGGCGGGCGTCGCGTGCGAGCAAGCGCTGATGGGGCGTTCGGCCGAACGCGGTGCGGCTTCGGCGGTGAGGTCGTCAATCAGCCACACGCGGTCGTCCGTGCTCAAGTGCTCGCGGAGCGATGGGCCGGTGACAATGGCGACGGGGGCCGCATCGGTGAGGATGTGGCGGATTTCGCGCTCGCGGTAGAGCACGTTCACCGGCACAAAAATCACGCCGAGCTTGACGCAGGCGAGATACAGGTCAATGAACTCCACACGATTGGCGAGGAACACCGCCAATCGGTCGCCGCTCACGAGGCCGCGCGCGGTAAGGGCGTGCGCGAGGCGATTGCTGCGGTCCTCGATGTCGCCAAAGGAGAACGCGGTAACGCGGCCGTCGGGACCGGCCCATTCGAGGGCGACGGTGCTTCGGCGGGCGAGAAGCGACGGAAAGAGCGCGAGCAAAGACATCGTGCAAAGTTGGCGTCGGGTGGGGCTGGACGCGAGAGGGGCGTGCGAGTCCGGTCCGGTGCGCGCGAGCGGGTCCGTGTGCTGGTGTTTAGAGACCGTGCGTGCGCCTCACGCTGTTCCTCCTCTGCCGGAACGCATAGTTTGAGCAGGTGCCCGCCATTCGCAGAGCAACTCCGGTCAAAGCGCACGCCGCAACGTGCGGGGTGTTGCTGCTAGTCGGATGCGGCGGCGGAACGGCCAACAGCGTGACGGCTGCTCCACCGGCGCCGACGGTTGCGACCGTCACCGTCGCCCTCGCGCCCACAACCATCCGCGTGGGTGAGGCATCGTCGGCACGCGCGATTGCCCTCGACGCCAATGGCGCGACTATGGGTGCGGGCTCCCCCGTGTGGACGATTGAATCCAACGAAGTCGCGCAAATTTTTGAGAACGGCCGTCTCACTGGTATCGCTCCTGGTCGCACGACGGTCACCGCATCACTCGGCGGAAAGATCGGGCACGCGGAACTGACCGTGTTGAACGTGGCCGTGGCCAGTATGGTGCTCACGCCAAGTGTCACCGCGCTCGGTGTGGGGAGTTCGCAGGCCGTAATGGCGGTGCCGCGTGACGTGCGCGACGCACCGCTCCCGGGGCGCACGGTGGTGTGGAGCAGTTCTGACACGACGCGGGCCACCGTGACGGCCGCCGGTATTGTAGTGGCGCGCGCAGCTGGGGCGGCGGTGATTACGGCGACCAGTGAAGGCATCAGTGCTTCCGCGCATTTTACGATCACGCTTCCGATCGCGTCGATTGGCGTCACGCCGTCGTCGGCGAATCTCACGCCGCGTCAGACGCAGGCGCTGGTGGCGACGTTGCGCGACAGTGCCGGCCGTCCGCTTGCCGATCGTGCGGTGGTGTGGAGTTCGGGGGCCAAAGCCGTGGCCACCGTGTCAGCCGAAGGAGTGGTCACGGCGATGACGTCGGGCACGGCGCTGTTGACCGCCACCTGTGAAGGGCGAACAGGCACGGCGACCATCGCGGTGATCGGCACAGCCGGCAGCGCGCTTGAAGTGAGCTTTGCAGAACCATCAGCGGCGGTGACGATAGGCGACACGCTCTTGGTGGCCGCAGGAGTGAAATCCAATTTTCCTATTGCAACCGTGATGGCATCCATCGAGCGGAAAGTGATGGAGATGAAACTCACGCCAGTAGGCGCTTTGGGCCTCAGTTTTTTGTGGGTCGCGAAGATCGTGATCGCCGACCTGCAAGCGGGGCCATACGACGTCCTCGTGACGGCGACGGATGATCACGGTGGGGTGGGGGTGGCGTCGGTGTCGATCATACACGATCCGAGCAAGGCACTGGGCGGGTCGGGCTCCGGAGGTGGTGGGTTCAAGGTGATTGCGCCGACGCCGGTGCCGGTCGTACCGTAGCGTGATGCTGGCGCGAGCGTTTCGTCTCACGAGTATGATCCCGCTGTTGTGGGGGGTGTCGTCGTGCCTCTCGCACGCAGACGCGCCGCTCGACGGGCCCGGCGGCGCGCCCAATGCGAATACCCCCGCGATCGGGCTCTCCACCAACTTCGTGTCGTTCAGTGGGCCGCGCGGCGGCGCTGGTCCGGGCGCACAGGCGGTTGTGGTCAGCAATGCCGGAGGCGGACAACTGACATCAGTGACGGCAGGGCCCGTGGCGTATAACACGGGTGAGCCCACAGGATGGCTCTCGACCACCACCAGTTCATCGAACGCCCCGTCAACGATCACACTCACGCCGTTTATCAGCGCGCTGAGCGGTGGCAACTATTCGGCGACACTGCCGGTGCGATCGTCAGCGACGGGCGTGACGAATAGCCCGCAACTCGTGACGGTGTCGCTGACGATATTCGCTCCAGCTATCGCCGTGTCGGCTGCGTCTGCCACGTTCAGTGCGACGCCCACCGGTGCCACCGCACCGACGCAGCAGATCGCGGTGACGAACAGCGCCAACGGCACGCTCAACGCACTGTCCGTTGGCTCGGTGAGTTATGTCAGCGGCGCGGCCACCGGATGGCTCAGTGCCGAACTGAGCGCCACCGCCGCGCCCGCCACACTCACGCTCGCGGTGAATGCCACGGGGATTGTGCCAGGCGCGTATCTGGCGAGGGTGCCTGTTGTGTCGGCGGCGGCGGGAATCACCAACTCGCCCGTGTTTATCACGGTCACCTTCAATGTGATCGCGCCGAATGCGCTTGCCGCGCGGAGCGCGCCGTAGCCATGCCGGCCGAGATCCGCTTGGGCTGCCAAGGGTGGAACTACACGGCGTGGGTTGGGCCGATGTATCCCAGCAAGACCAAGCCGCAGAATTTTCTGAGCACCTACGCCCGCGCATTTTCTGCGGTCGAGGTGGACAGTACCTTTTACGCGGTCCCTGCCGCGAATACCGTCCGTGGATGGGCCGAGCGCACCCCCGAACAGTTCGTGTTTGCCCTCAAGCTGCCGCAAGAAATCACGCACGAGTTGCGACTGCGGCATGCGGGCGACGTGCTGCAGCGGTTCACCGATGTCGCGCGCGAACTGGGGCCGAAGCTCGGCCCCATCCTGATTCAGATGGGCCCCGATTTTGCGGCGAGTGAAGTGGATGCGCTCGCGGCATTTCTCGCCACACTCCCGCGCGACCTCGATTTTGCGATTGAGTTTCGGCAGCGCGGATGGGCCACCGACCCCACGCTCGCGTTGCTTACCGAGCATCGTGTGGCGCTGGCGCTGGTGGACGCGCGCTGGATTCCGCGCAAGACCATGCTCGCGTTGGCCGCGCGGCCCACGGCTGACTTTGCCTATGTGCGGTGGATGGGGCCGGACCGCAGTATTGTGGACTATTCGCGCGTGCAGGTGGATCGCACCGCGGAACTCGAGCAATGGGCCGCGGTGTTGCCCGCGCTCACGGCGACGTTGCGCGTTGCCTATGGATTTGTGAACAACCATTTCGCTGGGCACAGTCCGGCGAGTGTGCGCCAGTTGCAGCGTCTGCTCGGGCAGACAGTGGTGGATCCAGCAGCGCTCGGCGATCAGTTGCCATTGTTTTAGCGTGTGCGGCGCCTGTCACTTGCCAAACGGGGGCGGCGCTCAGCGCCGCCCCCGTTTGCGCGTAAGTCGCGCCGGCACCAAGGATCACGGGAAGGTGACGGTGCCTGCGCCGCTGCCGATGCCGTACTGCGTGTTGAGCACCCAGCCGGTGTTGGTTGGGTTTGTCACGAGGGGGAACGAGATGTTCGTGCTACCGGAGTTGAAGACGTAGCGTCCCGCTGCCGAGAGCGTCTGGTTGTTGAAGTTCCAGCCAGAGAACACGATGGCGGTCGCCTGTGTCCGGTTCACCTCAAGCATGTAGCCAGTAAAGTTCGCGGGAAAACTGTTGAAAATTCCCGGACCCATCGCGGTAACACTGGTGGTGCCGTTCACCACCTTGAGTCCAACATTGTTGAAGACAATCGGATTTGAGCTGCTGTTGTCGATTCCACTCACGGTGAGATACTGGGTAGTGCCGGTGGCAGAGAAGCCCGTGTTCGAGGATCCATTGCCCCGGGATAGTGTGCCCGTGATGTGTGCGCTCGAGGTGAGCCGGGGGATCGAGCCGCCTTCCAGTTTGAGGTTTCGGAAAAAGCTTGCTGAGGTGTCGGTGAAGAACACCAACGGGGTTGCGCCAGAGAAAGTCGCCTTGAAGTTCCCACTCGGCGCGAATGACGAGGCCGATCCGAGTTGCCGGAAGTCCGCCTCGAACTCGATTTCGCCGTCGGTGAGGAGTCCCGTGGTCGAGCCGCCGCCGAAGGTGGCATTGCCGATCACGACGAGCTGGTCGCCGGAATTTGTAATTTTAATGGCACCCGTGTTGCGCGTGCTGAGCGTGCCAGCCACCGTATCGTTACCGGAGACAAGCAACAGGCCGCTGTCCGCATAGATGCTCGCACCGGCATTCACCCGCGTCGGAAGCTTCACGATACCGCGTGTGATGGTGGGGAGGTTCTCCGACAACGGAATCTGAACGGTGTCCCCGAATGCCACGAGCGAGTCCACCGTGAATCCGCCGCCGCGCGTGAGGACGCCGGGACCGTAGCCTACGCGACGAGCCTTGACGCTGCTGATGTTGCCGAGGTTCGCGTAGTGCGCGGCCAGAATGTCAAAACTCCCGGCGCCAACGGAATCGGCAGAAGTGAAGGTGATATCGTGCGTCGCCTTCACGGTGCTGGACATCGTGACCTTGCCGGTGCTCTTGGCAACCCGGAGATCATAGAAGCAGGATGCGGTGCACGCCGGTGCAAAGTTCGAATCCGGTTTCGCGAACGTCACAACCTGAGTCCCCGTACCGTTGAGCACCACCTCGTGCGATCCGCTCGCGCGGAATGCGTCGGTGATCGTTCCACTCTGCGTAAAGTTACCCGCCAATAGAATCTTGCCGGCCGTCAACTTGCTGGTTTGCGATCCGCCGCCAAAGGTGATGTTGCCGGTCACGGTGAGGGAATCGGCGGCCGCGGCCATCGTGATGGTGCCAGATCCGCTCGTGGCGATGCTGTTGGTCACCTTGAGATGGGCGACGCCGAGATTCAGCGCGCCCGACACCGTCATTGAGCTGACCGTGGTCGCGTCGGCGATGGTCGTACTGCCCGAGAGCGTGACGGCCGTTGGCACTGCGCCGCGCAGTTGCCCGGTGCCCGTCATCGTGATGGTGCCGCTGCCACTGATCGTGCCACTATTGGCGAGCGAACCACTCACCGTCAGCCCATTGGTGCCGAGCGCCAGCGTCGCACCCGATGCGATCGTCACGGACTTCACCGTGACAGGAATCGAAAGCACGGGCTGATTGGTCGCCGAAGCGATCAACACGGAATCGGTGCTCGTCGGCGCCGTCGCGGGCGACCAGTTTGAGGCCGTGCCCCACGCGGTGCTGGTCGTGCCGGTCCAGGTGATCACGGCGTTTGCGGTGGCCGTGGCGGTGACCGTTTTCGCAAGCGAGGCTAACCTCGTTCCGCTGACGGCGAGCGTCTGTGCGCCCACGGTGCTGCCAAGCGTCCACGTAGTCTGCGCTTGCCCGCTGGCGTCGGTGGAGCTGCTCGTCGGCGACGCCGATCCGCCATTCGCGGGGGTGAAGGTCACGTTCTCCGACGGCACCGCATTGGAGTTGGCGTCGGTCACCGATACCACAATCGACGACGACAGGGCGGTGGACGCCGAGCCCGTTTGTGCGTTGCCGCTCACCACGGTCAATGCCTTCGGTGCGCCAGCCGACACCGTGAACGCCGCCGTGCCGGCACTCGTGAGGCCGGTGGTCGATGCGGTCAGCACGTAGCCAGTGCCGGTCTTGTTGATGTTCAGCCCCGGGAAGGTCACCACGCCAGCTACGGCGTTGACGGTCTTAGTGCCGCTCAATGTGCCACTGCCCGGGTTGGTCGAAATGGCGATCGTCACTGCGCCAGTGAATCCACTCACCAAGTTTCCAAACGCATCCTGTGCTTCGAATACCGGCGCCGTGAGCGTGGAATCCGCCGACGTGGTGCCGGGGTTCGTGCGCACCGCGAGCTTGGACGCCGCCGCTGCGTCGATGTCGAACAATGCGCTCGTGCCCGTGTTGGCAACGCCAGCGCCGGTGGCCGTGAACAGATAACTCTTGCCAACGCGCGAAACTGAGAGCCCCGTAAATGATGCCACGCCGGCGACAGCCTTCGCGGTCGTCGTGCCAGAGAGTGCGAGCGCAGCGCTGTCGGCCGTTGTGCCGCCGCCGCTCAGCTTGAGCGTGACTTCACCGGTGAATGCGGACGCGAGATTGCCGAGGCTATCCACTGCTTGCACCGTGAGCGTGCCGAGCGATGCTCCGGCAGCGACACTCGCGGGTTGCAGCACGAACTTCATGGACTTGGGGGTGTTCGCCGTGCCCGTCGCATTGAAGGTCACGGTGTTCTGAACCCCTGCGGCCTTGGCGGTCGCGCTCTGCGCGCCCACTAGAGTGCCGAGCGTCCAGGTGGTTTGCGCAAAGCCGTTTTTGTCGGACTTCACAGTGGTCGGCGACAGGGTGCCGCCGCCCGTGGCGGCGGCGAAGGTCACCGTCACATCGGCCACGCCGTTGAAGAACGCATCCACCGTCTGCACCACCAACGGCTTGGCGAGCGCCGCTGCCGCAACGCCGCTCTGCGCGTCGCCGCTCGTGGCCGTGATCAAGCTCGCGGGGAGCAACCCAATGTCGAAGGCGCTACTTGTAGCCGACTTGAGCGACCCCGACGTCGCGACGAGCGTATAGCCCTTGCCGCCCTTGTTGATCGACAGATTGTCGTAGTGCACCACGCCATTCACCGGCACGAACGCGAGCGAACCGTTCAACACGCCGCCGCTGGGATTGGTGCCAATCGCGATTGTGATGTTGCCCTTGTACGCCGTGGCCACATGACCTGCGGCGTCGAGCACCGTTACCGTCGGCGACGGGGCGAGTGTGGCGCCGGCGGACACGTTGCCTGGCGACGTTGTAAACGCGAGCGACACCGCCTCGCCTAGCGTGATGTCAAATGTCTGCGACACCGCGGCCGACAACGATCCAGACGCCGCCAACAGCCGCATACCGGTGCCGACCGCGCTTACGGTCAAGCCAGTAAACGTGGCCACGCCACCGACGGCGTTCACCGTCGTCGTGCCACTGAGTGTCGCGCCAGAGCTTCCGGCGTTGAGCGAAACCGTCACCGCGCCGTTGAACCCCGACGCAAAATTTCCATCGGCGTCCTGCGCCACGACGCTCACCGTGCCAAGCGCACTGCCGAGCAATACCGACGACGGCTGACTGGAGAAGGCGAGTCGCGAGGCCTGCGGCACTACCGCGCTGGCCGAGAATCGTGCTGGTGAGGGAATCCCTGCCGCCGACACCGTGACGGTCTGTGTGCCTTCGATGGGACCGAGTCGCCACGTCGTGCTGGCAAGTCCACCCACATCTGATGTGGCGCTCGTCGTTTCAATCGATCCGCCACCGGAGGTCACCGCAAAGGTGACGGCAACGCCTGCCAGCGGCTTGTCATCGCTGCCGAGCACGCGCACGACGAGCGGCTGTGGCAAGGCCGCATTCGGCGCGGCGCTCTGGCCGTCACCGGAGACGACGTTCACGGACCCTGGCTTCGCATTCACCGTCACGTCCACGGTGTCGGTGGGGCCGGTGAGTAACTGCGCGATGATGCGCGCTGTGCCGCGCGCGAGCGCAGTGCCGGCGCCGCCGGTCGCAGATGCCAGTGCCGCAATCGCAGGGTTCGACGACACCCACACCACGGGCGTATTCGGAACGGCCGCGCCACTCGCATCGAGCGCCGCCGCGGTAAACGCAAATCCATCGCCCACATTCACCGTCACA is from Gemmatimonadota bacterium and encodes:
- a CDS encoding DUF72 domain-containing protein — protein: MPAEIRLGCQGWNYTAWVGPMYPSKTKPQNFLSTYARAFSAVEVDSTFYAVPAANTVRGWAERTPEQFVFALKLPQEITHELRLRHAGDVLQRFTDVARELGPKLGPILIQMGPDFAASEVDALAAFLATLPRDLDFAIEFRQRGWATDPTLALLTEHRVALALVDARWIPRKTMLALAARPTADFAYVRWMGPDRSIVDYSRVQVDRTAELEQWAAVLPALTATLRVAYGFVNNHFAGHSPASVRQLQRLLGQTVVDPAALGDQLPLF
- a CDS encoding AMP-binding protein; amino-acid sequence: MSLLALFPSLLARRSTVALEWAGPDGRVTAFSFGDIEDRSNRLAHALTARGLVSGDRLAVFLANRVEFIDLYLACVKLGVIFVPVNVLYREREIRHILTDAAPVAIVTGPSLREHLSTDDRVWLIDDLTAEAAPRSAERPISACSHATPAALVYTSGTTGASKGAILTHGNFAANAENVVVAWQMTNADRLLCALPLFHVHGLGNAVHGWLASGCHMRLVERFERETALDLFASYHPTVFFGVPTMYVRLLESDAARARAVGHTMRLFVCGSAPLPAQLLEDFRARFHHTILERYGMTETLMNISNPYDGERRAGTVGVPLPHVKVRIVNEAGHDVADGEIGELLVRGPNVCAGYWRRDDATRAAFTDGWFRTGDIGVRSADGYYTLQGRRSDLIISGGFNIYPREIEEALLELPGIREASVVGQSDAVRGEVPVAYLVSDGEPDTAALDAALRTQLASFKLPRGYVRVGALPRTALGKVQKHLLPPWSAS
- a CDS encoding Ig-like domain-containing protein, with translation MLLLVGCGGGTANSVTAAPPAPTVATVTVALAPTTIRVGEASSARAIALDANGATMGAGSPVWTIESNEVAQIFENGRLTGIAPGRTTVTASLGGKIGHAELTVLNVAVASMVLTPSVTALGVGSSQAVMAVPRDVRDAPLPGRTVVWSSSDTTRATVTAAGIVVARAAGAAVITATSEGISASAHFTITLPIASIGVTPSSANLTPRQTQALVATLRDSAGRPLADRAVVWSSGAKAVATVSAEGVVTAMTSGTALLTATCEGRTGTATIAVIGTAGSALEVSFAEPSAAVTIGDTLLVAAGVKSNFPIATVMASIERKVMEMKLTPVGALGLSFLWVAKIVIADLQAGPYDVLVTATDDHGGVGVASVSIIHDPSKALGGSGSGGGGFKVIAPTPVPVVP